In Janibacter sp. CX7, a single genomic region encodes these proteins:
- the cysS gene encoding cysteine--tRNA ligase produces the protein MTLQLFDTATREQRDFVPVTPGRVGMYICGLTTQGAPHIGHLRFAVAFDVLRRWLVRGHGYDVTLVRNVTDIDDKILRKAADTDEEWWALSYRNERYTSEALDLLGVLPATYEPRATGHITEMVELIDLLVERGHAYPAADGSGDVYFDVKSWADYGELSHQGLDDMVAAEDADPRGKRDPRDFALWKGRKAEEPATANWQTPYGEGRPGWHLECSAMARKYLGDTFDIHGGGIDLRFPHHENEQAQSRAAGLDFAHYWLHNGWVTVKGEKMGKSLGNALEVQQLVQEHDPLTVRYFLTAAHYRSMIEYHPGSLEEAGAAVERIAGFLRRALPGQTVVEADPAVELPADFAASMDDDLGVAGALAVIHEAVRAGNTALDEGGRDEAAEIAATVVAMTDVLGINPLSATWGGAGGSREEELTDALDALVQLQVEARAKARAARDYDTADQIRDALTAAGITIEDTPGGARWSLGKKEH, from the coding sequence GTGACCCTGCAGCTCTTCGACACCGCCACGCGCGAGCAGCGCGACTTCGTCCCCGTGACCCCCGGCCGGGTGGGGATGTACATCTGTGGGCTCACGACCCAGGGCGCACCGCACATCGGTCACCTGCGCTTCGCCGTCGCCTTCGACGTGCTGCGCCGCTGGCTCGTGCGCGGTCACGGCTACGACGTGACCCTCGTGCGCAACGTGACGGACATCGACGACAAGATCCTGCGCAAGGCCGCCGACACCGACGAGGAGTGGTGGGCGCTCAGCTATCGCAACGAGCGCTACACGAGCGAGGCGCTCGACCTGCTCGGAGTGCTGCCGGCGACCTACGAGCCGCGCGCGACCGGGCACATCACCGAGATGGTCGAGCTCATCGACCTGCTCGTCGAGCGCGGCCACGCCTACCCGGCGGCCGACGGCAGCGGCGACGTGTACTTCGACGTCAAGAGCTGGGCCGACTACGGCGAGCTGAGCCACCAGGGGCTCGACGACATGGTCGCGGCCGAGGACGCCGACCCGCGGGGCAAGCGCGACCCGCGCGACTTCGCGCTGTGGAAGGGCCGCAAGGCCGAGGAGCCGGCCACGGCGAACTGGCAGACCCCCTACGGCGAGGGGCGCCCCGGCTGGCACCTCGAGTGCTCGGCGATGGCCCGCAAGTACCTCGGCGACACCTTCGACATCCACGGCGGCGGCATCGACCTGCGCTTCCCCCACCACGAGAACGAGCAGGCCCAGTCGCGTGCCGCCGGGCTCGACTTCGCCCACTACTGGCTGCACAACGGCTGGGTGACGGTCAAGGGGGAGAAAATGGGCAAGTCCCTCGGCAACGCCCTCGAGGTCCAGCAGCTGGTGCAGGAGCACGACCCGCTGACCGTCCGCTACTTCCTCACCGCGGCGCACTACCGCTCGATGATCGAGTACCACCCCGGCTCCCTCGAGGAGGCGGGCGCGGCGGTCGAGCGCATCGCCGGTTTCCTGCGGCGGGCCCTGCCCGGCCAGACGGTCGTCGAGGCCGACCCGGCCGTCGAGCTGCCCGCCGACTTCGCCGCGTCGATGGACGACGACCTCGGCGTCGCCGGCGCGCTCGCGGTGATCCACGAGGCCGTCCGTGCCGGCAACACCGCCCTCGACGAAGGGGGTCGGGACGAGGCCGCGGAGATCGCCGCCACCGTCGTCGCGATGACCGACGTCCTGGGCATCAACCCCCTGTCGGCGACGTGGGGCGGTGCCGGTGGCAGCCGCGAGGAGGAGCTCACCGACGCCCTCGACGCCCTCGTCCAGCTGCAGGTCGAGGCGCGCGCCAAGGCGCGTGCGGCCCGTGACTACGACACCGCCGACCAGATCCGCGACGCACTCACCGCCGCGGGCATCACCATCGAGGACACCCCGGGCGGCGCCCGGTGGAGCCTCGGCAAGAAGGAGCACTGA
- a CDS encoding MBL fold metallo-hydrolase: MTARIDKVVTSGSFELDGGSWEVDNNVWLVGDDAEVIVIDAGHEAAPILEAVGDRTLKAIVSTHAHNDHVNAAAQVAEATGAPILLHPDEAPLWRMTYPDRAPDGALAHGQVITVAGTDLMVLHTPGHAPGACCLHAPELGVVFSGDTLFQGGPGATGRSYSDFPTIVESIRNKLLTLPSETTVHTGHGDDTTIAAEAPHVQEWLDRGH, translated from the coding sequence GTGACCGCGCGCATCGACAAGGTCGTCACCTCGGGGAGCTTCGAGCTCGACGGCGGCTCGTGGGAGGTCGACAACAACGTCTGGCTCGTCGGCGACGACGCCGAGGTGATCGTCATCGACGCCGGGCACGAGGCCGCCCCGATCCTCGAGGCGGTCGGTGACCGCACCCTCAAGGCGATCGTCAGCACCCACGCCCACAACGACCACGTCAACGCCGCGGCGCAGGTCGCCGAGGCGACGGGCGCGCCGATCCTGCTGCACCCGGACGAAGCACCGCTGTGGCGGATGACCTACCCGGACCGTGCTCCCGACGGCGCGCTCGCGCACGGCCAGGTCATCACCGTCGCCGGCACCGACCTCATGGTGCTGCACACTCCCGGCCACGCACCGGGCGCCTGCTGCCTGCACGCCCCCGAGCTCGGGGTCGTCTTCTCCGGTGACACCCTCTTCCAGGGCGGCCCCGGCGCGACGGGGCGGTCGTACTCCGACTTCCCGACGATCGTGGAGTCCATCCGCAACAAGCTGCTGACCCTCCCTTCGGAGACCACCGTGCACACCGGCCACGGCGATGACACGACGATCGCCGCCGAGGCGCCCCACGTGCAGGAGTGGCTCGACCGGGGGCACTGA
- a CDS encoding RDD family protein, producing the protein MTVPDPLQQPAAPPFVTGSDPMRPGSRAWVEQRFGRSASFGDRILPGVVDSLLVSLAGLVPLVIGIICFVQGLPEREYCTLYGTNGCSVPGTGSTALVTLGVVLMMLSVVTALAMVAYNRVWRVTRTGQSLGKRLTGLRIVDAETGAVPRLGPAALRELVHQFAGIISWIWMLVDHDDRTLADIAGHTHVVHVDKS; encoded by the coding sequence ATGACCGTGCCCGACCCGTTGCAGCAGCCCGCGGCCCCTCCCTTCGTCACGGGGAGCGACCCGATGCGGCCGGGGTCGCGCGCTTGGGTGGAGCAGCGCTTCGGCCGCAGCGCGAGCTTCGGCGACCGGATCCTGCCGGGCGTCGTCGACAGCCTGCTCGTCTCCCTCGCCGGGCTCGTGCCGCTCGTCATCGGCATCATCTGCTTCGTGCAGGGCCTGCCCGAGCGGGAGTACTGCACGCTCTACGGCACCAACGGCTGCAGCGTGCCGGGCACCGGGTCCACCGCCCTGGTCACCCTCGGCGTCGTCCTCATGATGCTGTCGGTCGTCACGGCCCTGGCGATGGTCGCCTACAACCGGGTGTGGCGGGTGACCCGCACCGGGCAGAGCCTGGGCAAGCGGCTCACCGGCCTGCGCATCGTCGATGCCGAGACCGGCGCGGTGCCGCGGCTCGGGCCGGCGGCGCTGCGCGAGCTCGTCCACCAGTTCGCCGGCATCATCAGCTGGATCTGGATGCTCGTCGACCACGACGACCGCACGCTCGCCGACATCGCCGGCCACACGCACGTCGTGCACGTCGACAAGTCCTGA
- the otsB gene encoding trehalose-phosphatase: MPLPQELTTALAAVAAAPRLLVATDFDGVLAPFVVDPMDSRAQPGTLEALTALAAAPATWSAVVSGRDLATLDELTGLAGSTVTRIGSHGAQSSRGGDLPEGTAAAIAALRGAVEAAVADREPRIRLEHKPAAVVLHTRGLPDDVLPTAAAIADEAAAAPGVTHLAGKGVHELSVLRADKGTALRELASALGVDATVYLGDDVTDEHAFAVLGEGDLGIKVGAGETAASARVDDATAVPEILATLASLR; encoded by the coding sequence GTGCCCCTGCCGCAGGAGCTCACCACGGCCCTGGCCGCGGTCGCGGCCGCGCCGCGGCTGCTCGTCGCCACGGACTTCGACGGGGTGCTCGCTCCCTTCGTCGTCGACCCGATGGACTCCCGGGCCCAGCCGGGCACGCTCGAGGCGCTCACCGCGCTGGCGGCCGCCCCGGCGACGTGGTCGGCCGTCGTCTCCGGGCGCGACCTGGCGACCCTCGACGAGCTCACCGGGCTCGCCGGGTCGACCGTGACCCGCATCGGCAGCCACGGCGCCCAGTCGAGCCGGGGCGGCGACCTGCCCGAGGGCACCGCGGCCGCGATCGCCGCACTACGCGGGGCCGTCGAGGCCGCCGTCGCGGACCGCGAGCCGCGAATCCGCCTGGAGCACAAGCCCGCTGCGGTCGTGCTGCACACCCGGGGCCTGCCCGACGACGTGCTGCCTACGGCTGCCGCGATCGCCGACGAGGCCGCCGCCGCCCCCGGTGTCACCCACCTGGCCGGAAAGGGCGTGCACGAGCTGAGCGTGCTGCGGGCCGACAAGGGCACCGCCTTGCGCGAGCTCGCGAGCGCGCTCGGGGTCGACGCGACCGTCTACCTCGGCGACGACGTCACCGACGAGCACGCCTTCGCCGTGCTCGGGGAGGGTGACCTCGGGATCAAGGTCGGGGCCGGCGAGACCGCCGCGAGTGCCCGGGTCGACGACGCCACGGCCGTGCCCGAGATCCTCGCGACGCTTGCCTCCCTTCGCTGA
- a CDS encoding S-(hydroxymethyl)mycothiol dehydrogenase — translation MPQTVKAVIARSKGVDVEVVDIVVPDPGPGEAVVKVQSCGVCHTDLHYREGGINDEFPFLLGHEAAGVVEAVGEGVTEVAPGDFVILNWRAVCGQCRACRKGKPQYCFDTHNATQKMTIAETGEELTPALGIGAFAEKTLVAAGQCTKVDGDADAAAVGLLGCGVMAGFGAAVNTGEVTRGESIAVIGCGGVGDAAIAGAKVAGATTIIAVDMDPRKLEIAKGFGATHTVDASAEDTVERIRELTGGFGADVVVEAVGLPQTYEQAFYARDLAGRVVLVGVPTPDKEVTLPMIEIFGRGGALKSSWYGDCLPSRDFPMLVDLYRQGRFDLDAFVTERIGLGDIESAFDKMHSGDVLRSVVVL, via the coding sequence GTGCCGCAGACCGTCAAGGCAGTCATCGCTCGCTCGAAGGGAGTCGATGTCGAGGTCGTCGACATCGTCGTCCCCGACCCCGGCCCGGGAGAGGCCGTGGTCAAGGTCCAGTCGTGCGGGGTGTGCCACACCGACCTGCACTACCGCGAGGGTGGGATCAACGACGAGTTCCCCTTCCTCCTCGGCCACGAGGCCGCGGGTGTCGTCGAGGCTGTCGGCGAGGGGGTCACCGAGGTGGCGCCCGGTGATTTCGTCATCCTCAACTGGCGGGCGGTGTGCGGTCAGTGCCGCGCGTGCCGGAAGGGCAAGCCGCAGTACTGCTTCGACACGCACAACGCGACCCAGAAGATGACCATCGCCGAGACCGGCGAGGAGCTGACCCCCGCGCTGGGTATCGGCGCCTTCGCCGAGAAGACCCTCGTCGCTGCGGGGCAGTGCACCAAGGTCGACGGGGACGCCGACGCGGCGGCCGTGGGCCTGCTGGGCTGCGGTGTCATGGCCGGCTTCGGTGCCGCGGTCAACACCGGTGAGGTCACTCGTGGTGAGTCGATTGCGGTCATCGGGTGCGGTGGTGTCGGTGATGCGGCGATCGCGGGCGCGAAGGTTGCGGGTGCGACGACGATCATCGCGGTGGACATGGATCCGCGGAAGCTGGAGATCGCCAAGGGCTTCGGTGCCACGCACACCGTGGATGCGAGCGCCGAGGACACGGTCGAGCGCATCCGTGAGCTGACCGGCGGCTTCGGCGCCGACGTGGTCGTCGAGGCGGTCGGCCTGCCGCAGACCTACGAGCAGGCCTTCTACGCCCGCGACCTCGCCGGGCGCGTCGTGCTCGTCGGCGTCCCGACCCCGGACAAGGAGGTCACCCTCCCGATGATCGAGATCTTCGGCCGCGGCGGTGCCCTCAAGTCCAGCTGGTACGGCGACTGCCTGCCGAGCCGCGACTTCCCGATGCTCGTCGACCTCTACCGCCAGGGGCGCTTCGACCTCGACGCCTTCGTCACCGAGCGGATCGGTCTGGGCGACATCGAGTCGGCCTTCGACAAGATGCACTCCGGTGATGTGCTGCGCTCGGTGGTGGTCCTGTGA
- the rlmB gene encoding 23S rRNA (guanosine(2251)-2'-O)-methyltransferase RlmB: MAGNSQRRGAVRRSGSKKGAQVGSGGQRRRGLEGKGPTPKASDRPNHKAYKMSKAADKRASGRPGPTRKKSGSTEVVAGRNSVLEALRTDVPVSTMYVASRIDSDDRVKEALTLAAEAGIPIMETPRTELDRITDGAVHQGMALQVPPYDYAHPKDLVDSQIPGTPLIVALDGITDPRNLGAIVRSTAAFGGHGVVVPSRRSAGMTASAWKTSAGAAARVPVAQAANLVRALEDYRKAGFFVVGLDMDGDVELPGLELATSPLVVVVGSEGKGLSRLVRETCDQIVSIPMSSSVESLNAGLAAGVTLYEIARLRTAAR; encoded by the coding sequence ATGGCCGGCAACAGCCAGCGACGTGGCGCCGTGCGCCGCAGCGGGTCGAAGAAGGGCGCCCAGGTCGGCTCCGGCGGTCAGCGCCGCCGCGGCCTCGAGGGCAAGGGCCCGACGCCCAAGGCGAGCGACCGCCCCAACCACAAGGCCTACAAGATGTCGAAGGCCGCCGACAAGCGCGCCTCCGGCCGCCCGGGCCCGACGCGCAAGAAGTCCGGCTCCACCGAGGTCGTCGCGGGCCGCAACTCCGTGCTCGAGGCGCTGCGCACCGACGTGCCGGTGTCGACGATGTACGTCGCGAGCCGCATCGACAGCGACGACCGGGTCAAGGAGGCGCTCACCCTCGCCGCCGAGGCGGGCATCCCGATCATGGAGACGCCCCGCACCGAGCTCGACCGGATCACCGATGGCGCGGTCCACCAGGGCATGGCGCTGCAGGTGCCGCCCTACGACTACGCGCACCCCAAGGACCTCGTCGACTCGCAGATCCCGGGCACGCCGCTCATCGTCGCCCTCGACGGCATCACCGACCCGCGCAACCTCGGCGCGATCGTCCGCTCGACGGCGGCCTTCGGCGGCCACGGCGTCGTCGTGCCGTCCCGCCGCAGCGCGGGCATGACCGCCTCGGCGTGGAAGACCTCGGCCGGCGCGGCCGCCCGCGTCCCCGTCGCCCAGGCGGCCAACCTCGTGCGGGCGCTCGAGGACTACCGCAAGGCGGGCTTCTTCGTCGTCGGCCTCGACATGGACGGCGACGTCGAGCTGCCCGGCCTCGAGCTGGCGACCTCGCCGCTCGTCGTCGTCGTGGGCTCGGAGGGCAAGGGCCTCTCGCGCCTGGTCCGTGAGACCTGCGACCAGATCGTCTCGATCCCGATGAGCAGCAGCGTCGAGTCGCTCAACGCCGGCCTCGCCGCGGGCGTGACCCTCTACGAGATCGCCCGCCTGCGCACGGCCGCCCGCTGA
- a CDS encoding CBS domain-containing protein, whose product MKISDVLRSKGTDVVTVAPDATVGELLALLAEHRIGAVVVSTGDGSVDGIVSERDVVRRLHSDGVGVLEGPVSAIMTAEVHTCDEHADVRDLAGEMTDRRIRHVPVVRDGQLVAIVSIGDIVKQRIRDLAAERDQLEAYITQ is encoded by the coding sequence ATGAAGATCTCGGACGTACTGCGCAGCAAGGGCACCGACGTCGTCACCGTCGCGCCCGACGCCACGGTCGGTGAGCTCCTCGCCCTGCTCGCCGAGCACCGCATCGGTGCCGTCGTGGTCTCCACGGGCGACGGGAGTGTCGACGGCATCGTCTCGGAGCGAGACGTCGTGCGCCGCCTCCACAGCGACGGTGTCGGCGTCCTCGAGGGCCCGGTGAGCGCGATCATGACCGCCGAGGTGCACACCTGCGACGAGCACGCCGACGTGCGTGACCTGGCGGGCGAGATGACCGACCGGCGCATCCGGCACGTGCCCGTCGTGCGTGACGGGCAGCTCGTCGCCATCGTGAGCATCGGCGACATCGTCAAGCAGCGCATCCGCGACCTCGCGGCCGAGCGCGACCAGCTCGAGGCCTACATCACCCAGTGA
- a CDS encoding serine/threonine-protein kinase translates to MTTELIGDDPAPDERGHVSVADFDTIGPYRVLQQLGQGGMGIVHLALDARGRAVAVKVLRTHVAHDDDARARLAREVDTLARVRSQRIAPVFDADLEADQPYIVTRYVPGPSLEQHVREEGPLDAESLLRLARGLAEALRAIHEVGVIHRDLKPGNVLMLDGDPVVIDFGIAHVADTSRMTMTGLVMGTPGYLSPELVEGGDVTPATDWWGWAATLVFAATGRSPFGRGGMEAVLARVCRGDADLHEVDPELAPLLYAALTPDPQLRPDADEVLIALEAWARGRPVTDVLPQRTRALQADATRTLPPVAAAGAAGAAAGAAGAAAGRAPAPQRAEPPAPWGSGDWTDPRPAPAPDPTPAPVAQPDRGGWGMLPGQERAPWPGAGAPAAGALDRPGDPRIGKPRRSDVLAALLAAAVAMATAVPFVGLALAVLWSWLARTVDRSMTATVRRRHQAGRRRSDGVVAAMASPWHLVTAALATVVTSLLPVAVGAAGLLAAALAQSAVDGLGVRLSAPVPLAVGSLLALLVAWWGPGGPSLRRGSRSLVRGVTGPSALRVLVLGVLVVFAVGVLGALAAGALDVSWWPDVSSPLPGPEQLPGR, encoded by the coding sequence ATGACGACAGAGCTCATCGGGGACGACCCCGCCCCGGACGAGCGCGGCCACGTCAGCGTCGCGGACTTCGACACGATCGGTCCCTACCGCGTGCTCCAGCAGCTCGGGCAGGGCGGGATGGGCATCGTCCACCTCGCGCTCGACGCCCGTGGGCGCGCGGTGGCGGTCAAGGTCCTGCGCACGCACGTCGCCCACGACGACGACGCCCGCGCCCGCCTCGCCCGCGAGGTCGACACGCTGGCGCGAGTGCGCTCGCAGCGCATCGCGCCGGTCTTCGACGCCGACCTCGAGGCCGACCAGCCCTACATCGTCACCCGCTACGTCCCCGGCCCGAGCCTCGAGCAGCACGTCCGCGAGGAGGGCCCGCTCGACGCCGAGTCGCTGCTGCGGCTGGCCCGCGGTCTGGCCGAGGCGCTGCGCGCCATCCACGAGGTCGGCGTCATCCACCGCGACCTCAAGCCGGGCAATGTCCTCATGCTCGACGGCGACCCGGTCGTCATCGACTTCGGCATCGCGCACGTCGCCGACACCTCGCGCATGACGATGACCGGCCTCGTCATGGGCACGCCCGGCTACCTCTCGCCCGAGCTCGTCGAGGGCGGCGACGTCACCCCGGCGACCGACTGGTGGGGCTGGGCGGCGACGCTCGTCTTCGCCGCGACCGGCCGCTCTCCCTTCGGTCGTGGCGGCATGGAGGCGGTCCTCGCCCGCGTGTGCCGCGGCGACGCCGACCTGCACGAGGTCGACCCGGAGCTCGCGCCGCTGCTCTACGCGGCGCTCACCCCCGACCCGCAGCTGCGCCCGGACGCCGACGAGGTGCTCATCGCCCTCGAGGCCTGGGCGCGCGGCCGGCCGGTGACCGACGTGCTCCCGCAGCGCACCCGCGCCCTGCAGGCCGACGCGACCCGCACCCTGCCGCCGGTCGCGGCCGCCGGTGCAGCAGGCGCCGCCGCGGGCGCAGCCGGTGCGGCTGCCGGCCGTGCGCCCGCGCCGCAGCGTGCCGAGCCGCCGGCGCCGTGGGGGAGCGGTGACTGGACCGACCCCCGGCCGGCCCCGGCGCCCGACCCCACCCCCGCCCCGGTGGCCCAGCCCGACCGCGGCGGCTGGGGCATGCTGCCCGGGCAGGAGCGTGCCCCGTGGCCCGGTGCCGGTGCACCCGCGGCCGGAGCGCTCGACCGGCCCGGCGACCCGCGCATCGGCAAGCCGCGCCGTAGCGACGTGCTCGCCGCCCTGCTCGCGGCCGCGGTCGCGATGGCGACGGCCGTCCCCTTCGTCGGTCTGGCCCTGGCCGTCCTGTGGTCCTGGCTCGCTCGCACCGTCGACCGGTCGATGACCGCGACGGTGCGCCGCCGGCACCAGGCCGGTCGTCGACGCAGCGACGGGGTCGTCGCCGCGATGGCCTCGCCATGGCACCTCGTCACGGCCGCGCTCGCGACCGTCGTCACCTCCCTGCTGCCGGTCGCCGTCGGCGCCGCCGGACTGCTCGCCGCGGCCCTCGCGCAGAGCGCCGTCGATGGGCTCGGCGTGCGGCTGTCCGCGCCCGTCCCGCTCGCCGTCGGCTCCCTGCTCGCGCTGCTCGTCGCCTGGTGGGGCCCCGGTGGCCCGAGCCTGCGTCGCGGCAGCCGCTCGCTCGTGCGCGGCGTGACCGGCCCGTCGGCGCTGCGCGTCCTCGTCCTCGGCGTGCTCGTCGTCTTCGCCGTCGGCGTGCTCGGCGCACTCGCCGCCGGGGCGCTCGACGTCTCGTGGTGGCCCGACGTCTCCTCGCCCCTGCCCGGCCCGGAGCAGCTGCCCGGACGATGA
- a CDS encoding DUF4032 domain-containing protein, producing MPLDISAARPDPALLDLPWSVPLEDWPAERLAALPRGISRHVVRFARLSGGIVAVKEIKADLARNEYRLLRQLRRLDLPCVEPLAVVSGRTDAHGEPLDACLVTRHLQFSLPYRIVFSQNLREDTAVRLADALAALLARMHLAGFFWGDVSLSNTLFRRDAGAFAAYLVDAETGELHDRLSTGQREHDLDLAETNIAGEMMDLAAAGYLPEGLDPLAIAEDIIERYRGLWQELTGDEWFDAGERWRVDERIRRLNALGFDVDELAITTDLDGTHLRIEPKVVDAGHHSRRLLRLTGLDVEENQARRLLNDLDSYRAALDRQNDDESLVAHDWLTRVYEPTTRRIPPELRAKLEPAEIFHEILEHRWYMAERLGQDVPIEDAIAAYLREVLPSKPDEQSVLGADTQMLPVVDPGETR from the coding sequence GTGCCCCTCGACATCTCAGCCGCCCGGCCCGACCCGGCCCTGCTCGACCTGCCGTGGTCGGTGCCGCTCGAGGACTGGCCCGCCGAGCGGCTCGCCGCGCTGCCGCGCGGCATCTCGCGGCACGTCGTGCGCTTCGCGCGGCTGTCCGGCGGGATCGTCGCGGTCAAGGAGATCAAGGCCGACCTCGCCCGCAACGAGTACCGGCTGCTGCGGCAGCTGCGCCGCCTCGACCTGCCGTGCGTCGAGCCGCTCGCGGTCGTCTCCGGGCGCACCGACGCCCACGGGGAGCCGCTCGACGCCTGCCTCGTGACCCGGCACCTGCAGTTCTCCCTGCCCTACCGCATCGTCTTCAGCCAGAACCTGCGCGAGGACACCGCCGTCCGCCTCGCCGACGCCCTCGCCGCGCTGCTCGCCCGGATGCACCTCGCCGGCTTCTTCTGGGGCGACGTGTCGCTGTCCAACACGCTCTTCCGCCGCGACGCGGGCGCCTTCGCCGCCTACCTCGTCGACGCCGAGACCGGTGAGCTGCACGACCGGCTGAGCACCGGGCAGCGCGAGCACGACCTCGATCTCGCCGAGACCAACATCGCCGGCGAGATGATGGACCTGGCCGCCGCCGGCTACCTCCCCGAGGGGCTCGACCCGCTCGCCATCGCCGAGGACATCATCGAGCGCTACCGCGGGCTGTGGCAGGAGCTCACCGGCGACGAGTGGTTCGACGCGGGCGAGCGGTGGCGGGTCGACGAGCGGATCCGCCGGCTCAACGCCCTGGGCTTCGACGTCGACGAGCTGGCCATCACGACCGACCTCGACGGCACCCACCTGCGCATCGAGCCCAAGGTCGTCGACGCCGGCCACCACAGCCGGCGCCTGCTGCGCCTCACCGGCCTCGACGTCGAGGAGAACCAGGCCCGCCGCCTGCTCAACGACCTCGACTCCTACCGCGCCGCCCTGGACCGGCAGAATGACGACGAGTCGCTCGTCGCCCACGACTGGCTGACCCGCGTCTACGAGCCGACGACCCGGCGGATCCCGCCGGAGCTGCGGGCGAAGCTCGAGCCCGCCGAGATCTTCCACGAGATCCTCGAGCACCGGTGGTACATGGCCGAGCGGCTGGGGCAGGATGTGCCCATCGAGGACGCCATCGCCGCCTATCTGCGAGAGGTCCTGCCGAGCAAGCCCGACGAGCAGTCCGTCCTGGGTGCCGACACCCAGATGCTGCCCGTCGTCGACCCGGGGGAGACCAGATGA
- a CDS encoding trehalose-6-phosphate synthase, whose translation MTTQRTYDLVIAANRLPVDRVLTADGSEEWHRSPGGLVTAMDSVMRGRDGAWVGWAGEPGEAPAPFAEAGMWLHPVPVSADELETYYEGFSNDTLWPIYHDVIVPAHFHREWWQAYERVNERFAAAVCEVAAPGAKVWIHDYQLQLVPALVRRMRPDVRIGWFNHIPFPPVELFAQLPWRSQIIEGLLGADYLGFQRVADAQNFLRAARRLDGRATRGDTVTTRDADGTERVVRASAVPISIDASGLEELARSEPVQERARQIRTSLGNPDIVMLGVDRLDYTKGIRHRLKAYEELLAQGTLRPPEVTFVQVATPSRERVEAYKRLRTEVETTVGRINGTYGALGAPAVHYLHQSYPREEMAALFQAADVMLVTPLRDGMNLVAKEYVTCRHDNGGALVLSEFTGAWHELHQSFVCNPHDIEGLKQTILRALRTDDKERRRLMRALRRRVADNDVQRWADRFLTNLETAPHKPGTKGA comes from the coding sequence GTGACGACCCAGCGCACGTACGACCTCGTCATCGCCGCCAACCGCCTGCCCGTGGACCGGGTCCTCACCGCCGACGGGAGCGAGGAGTGGCACCGCTCCCCCGGCGGCCTGGTCACCGCGATGGACTCGGTGATGCGGGGTCGCGACGGGGCCTGGGTCGGTTGGGCCGGCGAGCCCGGCGAGGCTCCCGCCCCCTTCGCCGAGGCCGGCATGTGGCTGCACCCCGTGCCCGTGTCCGCCGACGAGCTCGAGACCTACTACGAGGGCTTCAGCAACGACACGCTCTGGCCGATCTACCACGACGTCATCGTCCCGGCGCACTTCCACCGCGAGTGGTGGCAGGCCTACGAGCGGGTCAACGAGCGCTTCGCCGCGGCGGTGTGCGAGGTCGCCGCACCCGGGGCGAAGGTCTGGATCCACGACTACCAGCTGCAGCTCGTGCCGGCGCTCGTGCGCAGGATGCGGCCCGACGTGCGGATCGGGTGGTTCAACCACATCCCCTTCCCGCCCGTGGAGCTCTTCGCCCAGCTGCCGTGGCGCTCGCAGATCATCGAGGGGCTGCTCGGCGCCGACTACCTCGGCTTCCAGCGGGTCGCCGACGCGCAGAACTTCCTGCGCGCCGCCCGCCGGCTCGACGGCCGCGCCACCCGCGGCGACACGGTGACCACGCGCGACGCGGACGGCACCGAGCGGGTCGTGCGCGCCTCCGCCGTGCCGATCAGCATCGACGCCTCCGGCCTTGAGGAGCTCGCCCGCAGCGAGCCCGTGCAGGAGCGGGCGCGGCAGATCCGCACCTCGCTCGGCAACCCCGACATCGTCATGCTCGGCGTCGACCGGCTTGACTACACGAAGGGGATCCGCCACCGGCTCAAGGCCTACGAGGAGCTGCTCGCGCAGGGCACGCTGCGGCCTCCGGAGGTCACCTTCGTCCAGGTCGCGACCCCGAGCCGCGAGCGGGTCGAGGCCTACAAGCGGCTGCGGACCGAGGTCGAGACGACCGTCGGCCGGATCAACGGCACCTACGGCGCGCTCGGCGCCCCGGCCGTGCACTACCTGCACCAGAGCTATCCGCGCGAGGAGATGGCCGCGCTCTTCCAGGCGGCCGACGTCATGCTCGTGACCCCGCTGCGCGACGGGATGAACCTCGTCGCCAAGGAGTACGTCACCTGCCGCCACGACAACGGCGGGGCCCTCGTGCTCAGCGAGTTCACCGGCGCGTGGCACGAGCTGCACCAGTCCTTCGTCTGCAACCCCCACGACATCGAGGGGCTCAAGCAGACGATCCTGCGGGCCCTGCGCACCGACGACAAGGAGCGGCGTCGCCTCATGCGGGCGCTGCGCCGCCGCGTCGCCGACAACGACGTGCAGCGGTGGGCCGACCGCTTCCTCACCAACCTCGAGACGGCACCGCACAAGCCCGGCACGAAGGGGGCCTGA